One segment of Pseudobythopirellula maris DNA contains the following:
- a CDS encoding alpha-E domain-containing protein — protein MLCRVADSLHWMSRYVERAENIARFIDVNQVLSLGGVGVQWDPLIFASGDEKAYNKKYPDFSRENVLRFLLFDREYANSVVSCASRARENARAIQGELSMGVWHAVNRLYLRVRDGARNAEEVIANPNFFLERVKRSCHQVMGVSNATLSRDEAWQFCHLGTLVERADKTSRILDVKYFTLLPNVTDVGGALDVVQWSALLETTGATHMYRKRHGRIDPRKVVAFLVLDEQFPRSIRYCVEQAEDCMRDIASSTAPGDGPLAQIGEMSVRLNSIGADEIVDTGLHEFIDDFQRRLDSFNESLFEAYFHVPPVLPYVPDGAQSQTQSGPT, from the coding sequence ATGCTATGCCGCGTCGCCGATTCACTGCACTGGATGAGCCGCTACGTTGAGCGGGCCGAGAACATTGCGCGCTTCATCGACGTGAACCAGGTGTTGTCACTGGGCGGCGTCGGCGTGCAATGGGACCCGCTGATCTTCGCCAGCGGCGACGAAAAGGCGTATAACAAGAAGTACCCCGATTTCTCGCGCGAGAACGTCTTGCGGTTCCTGCTGTTCGATCGCGAGTACGCTAACTCGGTGGTCAGCTGCGCGAGCCGCGCGCGTGAGAACGCCCGGGCGATCCAGGGCGAGCTCAGCATGGGCGTTTGGCACGCCGTCAACCGGCTTTACCTGCGTGTGCGCGACGGCGCCCGCAACGCCGAGGAGGTGATCGCCAACCCGAACTTCTTCCTGGAGCGCGTCAAACGCTCGTGCCACCAAGTGATGGGCGTGTCGAACGCCACCCTCAGCCGCGACGAGGCCTGGCAGTTCTGCCACCTCGGCACGCTGGTCGAACGGGCCGACAAAACCTCGCGGATTTTAGACGTCAAGTACTTCACGCTGCTGCCGAATGTGACCGACGTCGGCGGCGCCCTCGACGTGGTGCAATGGTCCGCGCTCCTCGAAACGACCGGCGCCACGCACATGTACCGCAAGCGGCACGGCAGGATCGACCCCCGCAAGGTGGTCGCCTTCTTGGTGCTCGACGAGCAGTTCCCGCGTTCGATCCGCTACTGCGTCGAGCAGGCCGAAGACTGCATGCGCGACATCGCCAGCAGCACGGCGCCGGGCGACGGGCCGCTGGCGCAGATCGGTGAGATGAGCGTGCGGCTCAACTCGATCGGCGCGGACGAGATCGTCGACACCGGCCTGCACGAGTTCATCGACGACTTCCAGCGGCGGCTCGACTCGTTCAACGAGTCGCTGTTCGAAGCCTACTTCCACGTGCCGCCCGTGCTGCCCTACGTGCCCGATGGCGCCCAGAGCCAAACCCAGAGCGGCCCCACGTAA
- a CDS encoding transglutaminase family protein — translation MSILVALHHETKYNYERRITLGPQTVRLRPAPHCRTPIKSYSLSIEPEDKFLNWQQDPHGNFLARLVFHEPTDVFRVSVDLVAEMKTINPFEFFVEEYADHFPFAYEEELADDLRPFLRTLPETPAFEEYLAHINRDPRKTIDFLVDLNRQLEQDISYTIRLEPGVQTPEETLTKRSGSCRDSAWLLVQLLRRLGIAARFVSGYLIQLAPDEKPLDGPAGPSADFTDLHAWTEAYLPGAGWVGLDPTSGLLAGEGHLPLAATPAPQTAAPISGCVEDCEVEFGFEMCIKRVHEDPRVTKPYTDEQWKAIDRQGAEVDRRMAQGDVRMTMGGEPTFVSIDDMEGEEWNSAAVGPVKQKLSDQLVRRLKNRYAPGGLLHFGQGKWYPGESLPRWAFSCLWRTDGEPIWSNPDLLADISTKGESALPEASALLSGLCERLEVEDYWVRPAYEDPLHLVAIEQQAPINVDVSEFDLEAPEERRRLANAIQRGLTRPVSYVLPLTKAWWQAKPRWTSGPWPVRSERLVLIPGDSPAGLRLSLDSLPKVGKNDLGNVFPVDPFLPRFRLPGHEHMLAAARQRREEFAATITQQTRDPAAQRFEAPHEPDDAPFTPLDTIRTALCIEPRNGQLHVFMPPTNSLEDYLELVAAIEDTAEDLQTPVVIEGYLPPHDHRVQTIKVTPDPGVIEVNVQPAANWEELKTVVGGVYEDARQTRLGTEKFQIDGRHSGTGGGNHLVIGGPTPADSPFVRRPDLLRSLIGFWNNHPSLSYLFSSLFIGPTSQAPRVDESRGDAMYELDLAFSQVPEPDESDSVPPWMVDRLFRHLLTDTTGNTHRAEICIDKMFSPDSSTGRLGLVELRAFEMPPHPRMSLVQQLLVRSLITMFWERPYREKPIRWGTAIHDRFMLPHYLRKDFRAILRELGSAGLPMDEAWFEPHFEFRCPFIGQFEREGIEVELRTAIEPWYVLGEEQGGGGTTRFVDSSVERLQVKVDGLVGDRFVLACNGNLLPLTPTDVHGQWVCGVRYRSWLPPSCLQPMLPVNTPLTIDLVDQNNGRSLGGAQYFVDHPGGVNSNSYPINALEAESRRSARFWDMGHTGGSMCPNSVIPDPDFPVTLDLRRCNAW, via the coding sequence ATGTCGATCCTCGTCGCCCTCCACCACGAGACCAAGTACAACTACGAGCGCCGCATCACGCTCGGGCCGCAAACGGTGCGGTTGCGCCCGGCGCCGCACTGCCGCACGCCGATCAAGTCGTACTCACTCTCGATCGAGCCGGAAGACAAGTTCCTCAATTGGCAGCAGGACCCGCACGGCAACTTCCTTGCGCGGCTCGTGTTCCACGAGCCGACCGACGTGTTCCGGGTGAGCGTTGATCTCGTGGCCGAGATGAAGACGATCAACCCGTTCGAGTTCTTCGTCGAGGAGTACGCCGACCACTTCCCGTTCGCCTACGAAGAGGAGCTGGCCGACGACCTGCGGCCGTTCCTGCGCACGCTGCCCGAAACGCCGGCGTTCGAGGAGTACCTGGCGCACATCAACCGCGACCCGCGCAAGACGATCGACTTCCTGGTCGACCTGAACCGGCAGCTCGAGCAAGACATCAGCTACACGATCCGCCTCGAGCCGGGCGTGCAGACGCCCGAGGAAACGCTCACCAAACGGAGCGGCTCGTGCCGAGACTCGGCGTGGCTGCTGGTGCAGCTGCTGCGGCGTTTGGGGATCGCGGCCAGGTTTGTCTCGGGCTACCTGATCCAACTGGCGCCGGACGAGAAGCCGCTCGACGGCCCGGCCGGTCCGTCGGCCGACTTCACCGACCTGCACGCCTGGACCGAGGCGTACCTGCCGGGCGCCGGTTGGGTGGGGCTCGACCCAACCTCGGGCCTGCTGGCTGGCGAGGGGCACCTGCCACTGGCCGCCACGCCGGCCCCGCAAACCGCCGCCCCGATCAGCGGCTGCGTGGAGGACTGCGAGGTCGAGTTCGGCTTCGAGATGTGTATCAAAAGGGTTCATGAAGACCCACGCGTCACGAAGCCATACACCGACGAGCAGTGGAAAGCGATCGACCGCCAGGGCGCAGAGGTCGACCGCCGCATGGCGCAGGGCGACGTGCGCATGACCATGGGGGGCGAGCCGACCTTCGTGTCGATCGACGACATGGAGGGCGAGGAGTGGAACAGCGCCGCGGTGGGCCCCGTCAAGCAGAAGCTCTCGGACCAACTGGTCCGCCGGCTCAAGAACCGCTACGCCCCGGGCGGACTGCTGCACTTCGGCCAGGGCAAGTGGTACCCGGGCGAGTCGTTGCCCCGCTGGGCGTTCAGCTGCCTGTGGCGGACCGACGGCGAACCGATCTGGTCGAACCCCGACCTGCTGGCGGACATCTCGACCAAAGGCGAGTCGGCATTGCCCGAGGCCTCGGCTTTGCTCTCGGGTTTGTGCGAACGGCTCGAGGTCGAAGACTACTGGGTCCGCCCCGCCTACGAAGACCCGCTGCACCTGGTCGCCATCGAGCAGCAAGCGCCGATCAACGTGGACGTCAGCGAGTTCGATCTCGAGGCGCCCGAAGAACGCCGCCGGCTGGCCAACGCCATCCAGCGCGGCCTCACCCGTCCGGTGAGCTACGTGCTGCCGCTCACCAAGGCGTGGTGGCAGGCCAAGCCGCGTTGGACCAGCGGCCCTTGGCCCGTGCGCTCGGAGCGGCTCGTGCTGATCCCGGGCGACTCGCCAGCCGGCCTGCGGTTGTCGCTCGACAGCTTGCCGAAGGTCGGCAAGAACGACTTGGGGAACGTGTTCCCGGTCGACCCGTTCCTGCCCCGTTTCCGGCTGCCGGGCCACGAGCACATGCTGGCCGCCGCCCGCCAACGGCGTGAGGAGTTTGCCGCAACGATCACCCAGCAAACGCGTGATCCGGCCGCTCAGCGGTTCGAGGCGCCGCACGAGCCCGACGACGCCCCGTTCACGCCGCTCGACACGATCCGCACCGCGCTCTGCATCGAGCCGCGCAACGGTCAGCTGCACGTCTTCATGCCGCCGACCAATTCGCTGGAGGACTACCTCGAACTCGTGGCCGCGATCGAAGACACGGCCGAGGACCTGCAGACCCCCGTCGTGATCGAGGGCTACCTGCCGCCGCACGACCACCGTGTGCAGACGATCAAGGTGACGCCCGACCCCGGCGTGATCGAGGTCAACGTCCAGCCGGCCGCCAACTGGGAGGAGCTCAAGACGGTCGTCGGCGGCGTGTACGAGGACGCCCGGCAAACGCGTCTCGGCACGGAGAAATTCCAGATCGACGGCCGCCACAGCGGCACCGGTGGCGGCAACCACTTAGTGATCGGCGGCCCCACGCCGGCCGACAGCCCGTTTGTCCGTCGCCCCGACCTGCTGCGCAGCCTGATCGGGTTCTGGAACAACCACCCGTCTCTCTCGTACCTGTTCTCGAGCCTCTTCATCGGCCCCACGAGCCAGGCGCCGCGGGTCGACGAGTCGCGCGGCGACGCGATGTACGAGCTCGACCTGGCGTTCAGCCAAGTGCCCGAGCCCGACGAGAGCGACTCGGTGCCGCCCTGGATGGTCGACCGCCTGTTCCGCCACCTGCTCACCGACACGACCGGCAACACGCACCGCGCCGAGATCTGCATCGACAAGATGTTCTCGCCCGACTCGTCGACCGGGCGCCTGGGGCTGGTCGAGCTGCGGGCGTTCGAGATGCCGCCGCACCCGCGGATGAGCCTCGTGCAACAACTCCTGGTTCGGTCGCTGATCACGATGTTCTGGGAGCGTCCCTACCGCGAGAAACCGATCCGCTGGGGCACGGCGATCCACGACCGCTTTATGTTGCCGCACTACTTGCGGAAGGACTTCCGCGCGATCCTCCGCGAGCTCGGCTCGGCGGGCCTGCCGATGGACGAGGCTTGGTTCGAGCCGCACTTCGAGTTCCGCTGCCCGTTCATCGGCCAGTTCGAGCGTGAGGGGATCGAGGTCGAGCTCCGCACGGCCATCGAGCCTTGGTACGTGCTCGGCGAAGAGCAAGGCGGCGGCGGCACGACGCGCTTCGTTGACTCTTCGGTCGAACGCCTCCAGGTGAAGGTCGACGGCTTGGTCGGCGATCGCTTTGTGCTGGCTTGCAACGGCAACCTCTTGCCGCTCACCCCGACCGACGTCCACGGCCAGTGGGTCTGCGGCGTCCGTTACCGCTCTTGGCTGCCGCCGAGCTGCTTGCAACCGATGTTGCCGGTGAACACGCCGCTAACGATCGACCTGGTCGACCAGAACAACGGCCGCTCGTTGGGAGGCGCCCAGTACTTCGTGGACCACCCGGGCGGGGTGAACTCGAACAGCTACCCGATCAACGCGTTGGAAGCGGAATCCCGCCGCAGCGCGCGGTTCTGGGACATGGGGCACACCGGGGGTTCGATGTGCCCGAACAGCGTGATTCCCGATCCCGATTTCCCTGTGACCCTCGACCTCAGGCGTTGCAACGCGTGGTGA
- a CDS encoding circularly permuted type 2 ATP-grasp protein, translating to MTQQHKPMPEGVQQPTLSPVGGAYNEAFGPDGKPRPHWVAAIDAVGRLGAEDFAERAARANRILGDDGATFDVFAAEEQSRGPLNLDLLPLLVSADEWATASTGLTQRARLLEAIVEDVYGPQRLLKDNLLPPEAVFRHTGYFRQFHQLRPAGEARLLKYTAELARSPNGDWWVMADRTDATAGSGFALENRLVTLRCIPQLVHQLGVRRLAAYFTSLREAIVRRGYARSDDPRVVLLTAGSSAPFYFEDVFLARYLGYTLVEGGDLTVHTDGVYMKTLDGLVRVDVIYSRGRERGLDPLAIGGAWSHGVAGLLEAIRSGAVALVNTPGAGFVEAPIVMAFLPKICRALLGEELKLPSIATWWFGDPAAMRAAYAQFDNLVIKPAYDPSGGEEIVVGLLTPEGKQDLRRRIEADPGSYVAQELVVRSVAPVDSFASQKYGHVAIRSFLCRDGDEHRVMPGGLVRVEDTSGPMELAVTAGDRCKDLWVLAAEHHEHVSLLPAPDEPVPLRRTGALFPSRVADNLLWLGRSIERTDYLCRLLRATNDRLSVESDDEFPETAFLTRALVDAGQLDPGFAIDDLAKRLPLIAEALPKAALQMSDSGGLLSAVAETRRLVISVRDWLSHDTWRYLHGTASHFLERSARANDDLSDLRREVDSLLAGLAASVGLIETRMTHGPAWRFLDLGRQIEAALTTIDLLRAAHESGSLAKRSTLKALLEVVGSEMTYRVRYLDRVEQHAVLDLLVIDDSNPQSVLYQVALVAEQTGSLPAEDEQGAGTLTLRNEVSHRAADALALLHEITLDDLSATPPTALLGVLDRVETVLGDMLHHLTRRYLSHSGPPRLVEESPPSTRPETK from the coding sequence ATGACGCAGCAGCATAAGCCGATGCCCGAGGGCGTCCAACAGCCGACCCTCTCGCCCGTCGGCGGGGCGTACAACGAGGCCTTCGGACCCGACGGGAAGCCGCGACCGCATTGGGTCGCGGCGATCGATGCGGTCGGTCGGCTCGGGGCGGAAGACTTCGCCGAACGGGCCGCCCGCGCCAACCGCATCCTCGGCGACGACGGCGCCACGTTCGACGTGTTCGCCGCGGAGGAGCAGAGCCGCGGGCCGCTCAATCTCGACCTGCTGCCGCTGCTGGTCAGCGCCGACGAGTGGGCCACCGCCTCGACGGGCCTCACCCAGCGGGCCCGTCTGCTCGAGGCGATCGTCGAAGACGTCTACGGCCCGCAGCGGCTGCTGAAGGATAACTTGCTGCCCCCCGAGGCGGTGTTCCGCCACACCGGATACTTCCGCCAGTTCCACCAGCTCCGTCCCGCGGGCGAGGCGCGGCTGCTGAAGTACACGGCCGAGCTCGCCCGTTCGCCCAACGGCGACTGGTGGGTCATGGCCGACCGCACCGACGCCACCGCGGGCTCCGGTTTTGCGCTCGAAAACAGGCTGGTCACGCTCCGCTGCATCCCGCAGCTGGTGCACCAGCTTGGCGTGCGTAGGCTGGCCGCCTACTTCACCTCGTTGCGCGAGGCGATCGTGCGACGCGGCTACGCCCGCAGCGACGACCCCCGCGTGGTCCTGCTCACCGCCGGCTCCTCGGCGCCGTTCTACTTCGAGGACGTGTTCCTCGCCCGTTACCTCGGCTACACGCTGGTCGAGGGGGGCGACCTCACCGTCCACACCGACGGCGTTTACATGAAAACGCTCGACGGCTTGGTGCGGGTCGACGTGATCTACTCACGCGGCCGCGAACGCGGGCTCGACCCGCTGGCGATCGGCGGCGCGTGGTCGCACGGCGTGGCGGGGCTGCTCGAGGCGATCCGCAGCGGCGCCGTCGCGCTGGTCAACACGCCCGGCGCCGGCTTCGTCGAGGCGCCCATCGTGATGGCCTTCCTCCCCAAGATCTGCCGCGCCCTGCTCGGCGAGGAGCTCAAGCTGCCGTCGATCGCCACCTGGTGGTTCGGGGACCCGGCGGCGATGCGGGCCGCTTACGCCCAGTTCGACAACCTCGTGATCAAACCCGCCTACGACCCGAGCGGCGGCGAAGAGATCGTCGTCGGACTGCTGACGCCCGAGGGCAAGCAAGACCTGCGGCGTCGCATCGAGGCCGACCCCGGCTCTTACGTGGCCCAAGAGCTGGTCGTCCGCAGCGTGGCGCCCGTCGATTCGTTCGCCTCGCAGAAGTACGGGCACGTCGCCATACGCAGCTTCCTATGCCGCGACGGCGACGAGCACCGCGTCATGCCGGGCGGGCTGGTGCGTGTGGAGGACACGAGCGGGCCGATGGAGCTGGCCGTCACGGCCGGCGACCGCTGCAAGGACCTGTGGGTGCTCGCCGCCGAGCACCACGAGCACGTCTCGCTGCTGCCCGCGCCCGACGAGCCCGTGCCGCTCCGCCGCACCGGGGCGCTTTTTCCCAGCCGCGTGGCGGACAACCTGCTGTGGCTCGGCCGCTCGATCGAGCGGACCGATTACCTCTGCCGTTTGCTCCGCGCGACCAACGACCGGCTCTCGGTCGAGTCGGACGACGAGTTCCCCGAAACGGCGTTCCTCACCCGCGCCCTGGTCGACGCCGGACAGCTCGACCCGGGTTTCGCGATCGATGATCTCGCCAAACGGTTGCCGCTGATCGCCGAAGCGCTGCCCAAGGCCGCGTTGCAGATGAGCGATTCGGGCGGGCTGTTGTCGGCTGTCGCCGAGACACGCCGTCTGGTGATCTCGGTGCGTGACTGGCTCAGCCACGACACCTGGCGTTACCTGCACGGCACGGCGTCGCACTTCCTCGAGCGTTCGGCCCGCGCGAACGACGACCTGTCCGACTTGCGACGCGAGGTCGACTCGCTGCTCGCGGGGCTCGCCGCCTCGGTCGGGCTGATCGAGACCCGCATGACCCACGGCCCGGCGTGGCGGTTCCTCGACCTCGGGCGTCAGATCGAGGCGGCCCTGACAACAATCGACCTGCTGCGCGCCGCCCACGAGTCGGGCTCGCTCGCCAAACGCTCCACGCTCAAGGCGCTGCTCGAGGTGGTCGGTAGCGAGATGACCTACCGGGTCCGCTACCTCGATCGGGTCGAACAGCACGCGGTGCTCGACCTGCTGGTGATCGACGACTCGAACCCGCAATCGGTGCTCTACCAGGTCGCCCTGGTGGCCGAGCAGACCGGCTCACTGCCCGCCGAGGACGAGCAAGGCGCCGGCACGCTGACGCTCCGCAACGAGGTCTCGCACCGCGCGGCCGACGCGCTCGCCTTGCTGCACGAGATCACGCTCGATGACCTGAGCGCCACGCCCCCCACCGCCCTGCTCGGCGTGCTCGACCGTGTCGAAACCGTGCTGGGCGACATGCTCCACCACCTCACGCGACGCTACCTCTCGCACTCGGGCCCTCCGAGGCTGGTGGAAGAATCGCCGCCGTCCACGCGACCCGAAACCAAGTAG
- a CDS encoding transglutaminase family protein — protein MRYRVTHITRYLCTDRVSVGHNEAWVKPVEDRDQKLLAYRLEIDPAPSSLASRSDFFGNEVAMFSFFQGYESLEVRSVSEIDRQTPAAPAPDATPPWESVCDTTQLGDSDQRLRVIQFAYPSPRTPSDEAIGGYTRESFAAGRPVLAAAWELMSRVHADFEYDPNATHVGTPVEEAFALKRGVCQDFAHVMLAGLRSIGLPARYVSGYLRTKPPEGKPRLVGADASHAWVDVWCGAEHGWVALDPTNDVLVGVDHLVAARGRDYSDVPPLRGVFLGGVHPQMEVSVDTAPLDEQGEESSPAEATR, from the coding sequence ATGCGATACCGTGTCACTCACATCACGCGCTACCTCTGCACCGACCGGGTCTCGGTCGGGCACAACGAGGCGTGGGTCAAGCCCGTCGAGGACCGCGACCAAAAGCTCCTCGCCTACCGGCTCGAGATCGACCCGGCGCCCTCGAGTCTCGCCTCGCGGTCCGACTTTTTCGGCAACGAGGTGGCGATGTTCTCGTTCTTCCAGGGGTACGAAAGCCTGGAGGTCCGATCGGTAAGCGAGATCGATCGCCAGACGCCCGCCGCGCCGGCGCCCGACGCCACGCCCCCCTGGGAAAGTGTGTGCGACACGACTCAGTTGGGCGACTCCGACCAGCGGCTGCGCGTGATCCAATTCGCCTACCCTTCGCCCCGCACCCCTTCGGACGAGGCGATCGGCGGCTACACCCGCGAGTCGTTCGCCGCGGGCAGGCCGGTGCTCGCCGCCGCCTGGGAGCTGATGTCCCGCGTGCACGCCGACTTCGAGTACGACCCAAACGCCACGCATGTCGGAACCCCCGTCGAGGAGGCCTTCGCGCTGAAGCGCGGCGTCTGCCAAGACTTCGCTCACGTGATGCTCGCCGGCTTGCGATCGATCGGGCTGCCCGCGCGCTACGTGAGCGGCTACCTCCGCACCAAGCCACCCGAGGGCAAACCTCGTCTGGTCGGGGCCGACGCCTCGCACGCCTGGGTCGACGTTTGGTGCGGCGCCGAGCACGGCTGGGTCGCTCTCGACCCGACGAACGACGTGCTCGTTGGCGTCGACCACCTCGTGGCCGCCCGCGGCCGCGACTACAGCGACGTCCCGCCGCTGCGCGGCGTGTTCCTCGGTGGGGTCCACCCGCAGATGGAGGTGAGTGTCGACACGGCGCCGCTCGACGAGCAAGGGGAGGAGTCGTCTCCCGCCGAGGCGACAAGATGA
- a CDS encoding SLC13 family permease, with product MNNDTRREARELLGLFRFSQAKTLGLIILSLLAASAAALLPEHAGLEPAPRWALFILVFCAGMWVTEAIPAFATSLLAIGLLIAILGRPGGVFAEGTHDWEMFIQPWGSPLIWLFFGGFCLASSAELTGLDRRLASVGLGYFGNRPATVLCGLMAVTAVLSMFMSNTATATLVMAMLTPVIAARPPNDLISRSLVMGVAFGANLGGMGTIIGTPPNAIAAGLLKGEVNFAQWMVLAVPPALLLLALAWGYLVLVYLRGEAFRHQTELSFAMAPRADVAVTKQRIVIATFVATILMWVTGPLHGVPTTVTSFIPICVLTATGVLGANDIRRIPWDILLLIAGGLALGVAMDRTGLAAWAVERMPIEGLAPAAIAVGFGYAALVMSNLMSNTATANLVLPITVAIFSASDTRLCVPVALCASAAMCLPISTPPNAIVYGSGQLSTKELIAGGALVGVVAPLVTVGWVRLALGWI from the coding sequence ATGAACAACGACACCCGGCGCGAAGCGCGCGAGCTTCTTGGACTGTTTCGGTTTTCGCAGGCGAAGACTTTGGGACTGATCATCCTGAGTCTCCTGGCGGCCTCGGCGGCGGCTTTGTTGCCCGAGCACGCCGGCCTCGAGCCGGCACCACGTTGGGCGTTGTTCATCCTCGTCTTCTGCGCGGGGATGTGGGTCACCGAGGCGATCCCCGCGTTCGCCACGAGCCTGCTGGCGATCGGCCTATTGATCGCCATCCTCGGCCGCCCCGGCGGGGTGTTTGCCGAGGGGACGCACGACTGGGAGATGTTCATTCAGCCGTGGGGGAGCCCGCTGATCTGGCTCTTCTTCGGCGGTTTCTGCCTGGCGAGCAGCGCCGAGCTGACGGGCCTCGACCGGCGGCTCGCCTCGGTCGGCTTGGGGTACTTCGGCAACCGGCCCGCCACGGTCCTGTGTGGGTTGATGGCGGTCACCGCCGTGCTCTCGATGTTCATGTCGAACACCGCCACCGCCACGCTCGTGATGGCGATGCTCACCCCCGTGATCGCGGCCCGGCCGCCGAACGATCTCATCAGCCGCTCGCTGGTGATGGGCGTGGCGTTCGGCGCCAACCTCGGCGGCATGGGCACGATCATCGGCACGCCGCCGAACGCCATCGCGGCCGGCCTGCTGAAGGGCGAGGTCAACTTCGCCCAGTGGATGGTGCTCGCCGTGCCGCCGGCGCTATTGCTGCTTGCCCTGGCGTGGGGCTACCTGGTGCTCGTTTACCTGCGCGGCGAGGCGTTCCGCCACCAGACCGAGCTGTCGTTCGCCATGGCGCCGCGGGCCGATGTGGCCGTCACGAAGCAGCGGATTGTGATCGCCACGTTCGTCGCCACGATCCTGATGTGGGTCACCGGCCCGCTGCACGGCGTGCCGACCACCGTCACTTCGTTCATCCCGATCTGCGTGCTCACCGCCACCGGCGTGCTCGGCGCGAACGACATCCGGCGTATCCCGTGGGACATCCTGCTGCTGATCGCCGGCGGACTGGCGCTCGGCGTGGCGATGGACCGCACCGGCTTGGCCGCCTGGGCCGTGGAGCGGATGCCGATCGAGGGGCTCGCCCCGGCGGCGATCGCCGTGGGCTTCGGCTACGCGGCGCTCGTGATGTCGAACCTGATGAGCAACACGGCCACGGCGAACCTGGTGCTGCCGATCACCGTGGCGATCTTCTCCGCCAGCGACACGCGGCTCTGCGTGCCGGTGGCGTTGTGCGCTTCGGCGGCGATGTGCCTGCCGATCTCAACGCCCCCCAACGCGATCGTCTACGGCTCCGGCCAACTCTCGACCAAAGAGCTGATCGCCGGCGGCGCCCTGGTGGGGGTCGTGGCGCCGCTGGTCACGGTCGGCTGGGTGCGGCTGGCGCTGGGGTGGATTTGA
- the pckA gene encoding phosphoenolpyruvate carboxykinase (ATP) gives MSAVTTQKPVPPAASKKIQPANAFDLSAYGITKPLVLRNASVAELYEHGIQRDHSQIASSGALVAYSGEKTGRSPKDKRVVREPGSEQDVWWGDVNIPLSPESFDKNRSMAIDFLNAQDVVHVVDGYAGWSPEERIKVRIICSRPYHALFMHNMLIRPTAEELADYGEPDFVVLNAGQCPADTSVEGVENETSVALNFATGEFVILGSEYAGEIKKGVFTIMNYLLPKRGVLSMHCSANVDSEGHAALFFGLSGTGKTTLSADPKTNLIGDDEHGWGPNGVFNIEGGCYAKCINLSPEGEPEIYHAIRFGTVLENTVQDPVTRDVDYSDVSLTQNTRASYPIEFIPHAEIPCVGDHPRDIVFLTCDAFGVLPPVSLLTPEQAMYHFISGYTAKVAGTEVGVTEPSATFSACFGAPFLVWHPAKYAELLAGMMRQHGSRAYLVNTGWSGGAYGTGERMSLKVTRAIIDAIHDERLLKAETASDEFFGLKVPRRCPHVPSELLLPENAWADKAAYEKTARKLAGLFVENFKKYEADTSAEVKAAGPRVG, from the coding sequence ATGTCCGCCGTCACCACCCAAAAACCTGTTCCCCCAGCCGCGAGCAAGAAGATCCAGCCCGCCAACGCCTTCGATCTCTCGGCATACGGCATCACCAAGCCGCTGGTGCTACGCAACGCCTCGGTCGCCGAGCTGTACGAGCACGGCATCCAGCGCGATCACTCTCAGATCGCCTCGTCGGGCGCCCTGGTGGCGTACTCCGGCGAGAAGACCGGCCGCAGCCCCAAGGACAAGCGTGTGGTGCGTGAGCCGGGGAGCGAGCAGGACGTTTGGTGGGGCGATGTGAACATCCCGCTCTCGCCCGAGTCGTTCGACAAGAACCGCTCCATGGCGATCGACTTCCTCAACGCGCAAGACGTGGTCCACGTGGTCGACGGCTACGCCGGATGGTCGCCCGAGGAACGGATCAAGGTGCGGATCATCTGCTCGCGGCCGTACCACGCGTTGTTCATGCACAACATGCTGATCCGCCCCACGGCCGAGGAGCTCGCGGACTACGGCGAGCCCGACTTCGTGGTGCTCAACGCCGGGCAGTGCCCGGCCGACACGAGTGTCGAGGGCGTGGAGAATGAGACCAGCGTGGCGCTGAACTTCGCCACGGGCGAGTTCGTTATCCTCGGCAGCGAGTACGCCGGCGAGATCAAGAAGGGGGTGTTCACCATCATGAACTACCTCTTGCCCAAACGCGGCGTGCTGTCGATGCACTGCTCGGCCAACGTCGACAGTGAAGGCCACGCGGCGCTCTTCTTCGGCCTCTCGGGCACCGGCAAGACTACGCTCTCGGCCGACCCCAAGACCAACCTCATCGGTGACGACGAGCACGGCTGGGGTCCCAACGGCGTGTTCAACATCGAGGGGGGCTGCTACGCCAAGTGCATCAACCTCTCGCCCGAGGGCGAGCCCGAGATCTACCACGCGATCCGCTTCGGCACGGTGCTGGAGAACACGGTGCAGGACCCCGTGACCAGGGACGTCGACTACTCGGACGTCTCGCTCACGCAGAACACGCGGGCCAGCTACCCGATCGAGTTCATCCCGCACGCGGAGATCCCGTGCGTGGGCGACCACCCGCGCGACATCGTGTTTCTCACGTGCGACGCGTTCGGCGTGCTGCCGCCCGTGAGCCTGCTCACGCCCGAGCAGGCGATGTACCACTTCATCAGCGGGTACACCGCCAAGGTGGCCGGCACCGAGGTGGGCGTCACCGAGCCGTCGGCCACGTTCAGCGCGTGCTTCGGGGCGCCGTTCCTCGTGTGGCACCCTGCCAAGTACGCCGAACTGCTGGCCGGCATGATGCGGCAGCACGGCTCGCGGGCTTACCTGGTGAACACCGGCTGGAGCGGCGGGGCGTACGGCACGGGAGAGCGGATGAGCCTCAAGGTGACGCGTGCGATCATCGACGCGATCCACGACGAGCGTCTGCTCAAGGCCGAGACCGCGTCCGACGAGTTCTTCGGGCTGAAGGTGCCGCGGCGCTGCCCGCACGTTCCCTCGGAGCTGCTGCTGCCAGAGAACGCGTGGGCCGACAAGGCGGCTTACGAGAAGACGGCCCGCAAACTAGCCGGCCTGTTCGTCGAAAACTTCAAGAAGTACGAGGCCGACACCTCGGCCGAGGTGAAGGCGGCCGGGCCCAGAGTGGGCTGA